The Humulus lupulus chromosome 4, drHumLupu1.1, whole genome shotgun sequence genome has a window encoding:
- the LOC133830211 gene encoding uncharacterized protein LOC133830211, translating into MIDSNLGQMWLLSYHKGKHWILIIIDFDHQLCYFLDSLHNFPPNEIKSLISRVFQHLRTNNAKTKEVTWRTVKCPRQPLQSVQCGFYVMRMMKDFVTNEFSMRWLTSNCGGKNSYTKDEINEVREEWAQCVMDLMSTT; encoded by the exons ATGATTGATTCAAATCTGGGTCAGATGTGGTTGTTGTCATATCATAAGGG aaAGCATTGGATCCttataataattgattttgaTCACCAATTGTGTTATTTCCTGGATTCTCTTCATAATTTTCCACCAAATGAAATCAAATCTCTCATTTCTCG TGTCTTTCAACATTTACGCACAAATAATGCGAAAACTAAGGAAGTCACGTGGAGAACTGTTAAGTGTCCTCgtcaaccattacaatcagtacaatgtggattctatgttatgaggatgatgaaagacttcgtgacaaatgagttttcaatgcgatggctaactagtaac tgtggcgggaagaactcttacacaaaggatgagataaatgaagtacgtgaagaatgggcacaatgcgttatggatttgatgagtactacatag